In Candidatus Mycalebacterium zealandia, one DNA window encodes the following:
- a CDS encoding redoxin domain-containing protein, with protein sequence MSDKLKIGDSAPLFEAETYGGEKVSLTDVIAGGGVALCFYPRDNTPGCTREACSLRDTESRIAKKGITVLGISTDSVKSHEGFRDRQKLNYTLISDKDRKIINAYGVVSPSNSARRVSFLVDREGKVRHIWKKVDTHAHGDEILNKIEELSL encoded by the coding sequence GTGTCGGACAAACTTAAAATAGGAGACTCCGCGCCGTTGTTTGAAGCAGAAACCTACGGTGGCGAAAAGGTTTCGCTTACAGATGTCATTGCCGGCGGCGGGGTGGCTTTGTGTTTTTATCCCAGAGACAACACCCCCGGTTGCACGCGCGAAGCGTGCTCGCTCAGGGATACGGAAAGCCGCATCGCGAAAAAAGGAATAACCGTTCTGGGAATCAGTACAGACAGTGTGAAATCCCACGAGGGATTCAGAGACAGACAGAAACTCAACTACACTCTCATCAGCGACAAAGACAGAAAAATCATCAACGCCTACGGGGTTGTAAGTCCGTCAAACAGCGCGCGCCGCGTTTCCTTTCTTGTGGACAGGGAAGGTAAGGTAAGGCACATCTGGAAAAAGGTTGACACCCACGCCCACGGCGATGAAATCCTGAACAAAATAGAAGAACTTTCCCTTTAA
- a CDS encoding DUF59 domain-containing protein, with protein MAEQQSGETTQTITKEQIFEVLGNIYDPEIPVDIVNLGLIYNVEVNGGEVKILMTMTSPGCPAAGQIVAEVKMLTAELEGVEKADVEVVWDPSWTPEMMSQAAKESFNI; from the coding sequence ATGGCTGAACAACAAAGTGGTGAAACCACTCAAACAATTACCAAAGAACAGATTTTTGAGGTTCTTGGCAACATCTACGACCCCGAAATCCCTGTGGATATTGTCAATCTGGGACTTATTTACAATGTTGAAGTCAACGGCGGTGAAGTGAAGATTTTGATGACAATGACTTCTCCCGGCTGCCCCGCCGCGGGGCAGATAGTTGCCGAAGTAAAGATGCTTACGGCTGAACTTGAAGGGGTGGAAAAAGCGGATGTGGAAGTTGTGTGGGACCCTTCGTGGACACCTGAGATGATGAGTCAGGCGGCAAAGGAAAGTTTCAACATATAG
- a CDS encoding thiol peroxidase, with the protein MARNVTMKGNPLTLDGAEIKTGDTAPDFSSFAGPGLKKTLSDFAGKVKIFNVVVSVDTPVCDIQTKRFSNELKSLPDNVEVVTVSMDLPFAQLRYAKEACIEDGSFLSDHSEASFGKSYGVLIKENRLLARAVFVIDENDVVRHAEYVKEVADEPDYETVLNVVKAL; encoded by the coding sequence ATGGCAAGAAATGTAACAATGAAGGGCAACCCGCTCACGCTTGACGGAGCAGAGATTAAAACAGGGGACACCGCTCCGGACTTTTCGTCTTTCGCGGGTCCGGGTCTGAAAAAAACACTTTCGGATTTCGCAGGCAAGGTAAAAATTTTTAATGTCGTAGTCTCGGTTGACACTCCGGTCTGTGATATTCAGACAAAACGTTTTTCCAACGAACTGAAATCCCTGCCGGACAATGTTGAAGTTGTTACGGTCAGTATGGATCTTCCATTTGCGCAGTTGCGCTACGCAAAAGAGGCGTGCATAGAAGACGGCTCATTCTTGAGCGACCACTCCGAAGCGTCTTTCGGAAAATCCTACGGAGTTCTTATTAAGGAAAACCGGCTTCTTGCGAGAGCGGTTTTTGTTATTGATGAAAATGATGTTGTGCGGCATGCTGAATACGTGAAAGAGGTTGCGGACGAACCGGACTACGAAACGGTTCTGAATGTGGTTAAAGCGCTGTAA
- the trpC gene encoding indole-3-glycerol phosphate synthase TrpC, whose amino-acid sequence MATSILTKIIENKKTEITELKKRFSLSEIKDLSRNAPAAKNFRSALLSGTKPRVIAEIKKASPSKGIIAKDFNPVSIAAQYEQSGAAAVSVLTDQKFFQGSLSYIAAIKHETSLPVLRKDFLIDPFQIYESRVAEADTLLLIVAAMENTGHLSDLLGLSRDLGMEPLVEVHTESEVEMALEAKSSVVGINNRDLDSFKVDLSVSERLASMIGKDKVIVAESGITSSNDMISVSNYGVHAFLIGETLMSSPEPGQSLQNLMRGWRQ is encoded by the coding sequence GTGGCTACGTCGATACTTACAAAAATTATTGAGAATAAGAAAACAGAAATTACCGAATTGAAAAAACGGTTTTCTTTGAGCGAAATTAAAGACCTCAGTCGGAACGCGCCTGCAGCGAAGAATTTTCGCTCCGCTCTTTTATCAGGAACAAAACCGAGAGTAATAGCGGAGATTAAAAAGGCCTCTCCGTCAAAAGGTATTATAGCAAAAGATTTTAATCCGGTTTCGATCGCGGCGCAGTATGAGCAGAGTGGCGCGGCGGCGGTTTCCGTGCTGACGGACCAAAAGTTTTTTCAAGGCAGTCTTTCTTATATTGCCGCTATCAAGCATGAAACTTCACTGCCTGTTCTCAGGAAGGATTTTCTGATAGACCCGTTCCAGATTTATGAATCAAGAGTAGCGGAAGCCGACACGCTTCTTTTAATAGTTGCCGCAATGGAAAACACCGGACATCTTTCGGATTTGCTCGGTCTTTCGCGCGATTTAGGAATGGAACCGCTGGTTGAGGTTCACACGGAATCCGAAGTTGAAATGGCTCTGGAAGCAAAAAGTAGCGTTGTTGGCATCAACAATCGAGATTTAGACAGTTTCAAGGTGGATTTATCCGTGTCCGAACGGCTTGCGTCAATGATTGGAAAAGATAAAGTGATAGTTGCGGAAAGCGGCATAACTTCCTCAAATGATATGATTTCCGTATCAAATTATGGTGTTCACGCCTTTCTTATCGGCGAAACCCTGATGAGTTCGCCGGAACCGGGGCAATCGCTTCAAAATCTCATGCGAGGGTGGCGACAATAA
- the trpD gene encoding anthranilate phosphoribosyltransferase, which yields MPEISNLIEQLAAGKNLNRKTVAGVFRTIMDGALTPAQTASFLTALRIKGETAEELAGAAEAMISRARAIKGGKGAVDLCGTGGDSKGSFNISTTASFIAAGADVPVAKHGNRSVSSPVGSADVLEAAGVKIDMDAKTAGHCLEKAGITFLFAPLFHPSMKNVAQVRKEMGVRTVFNILGPLVNPARVKNQLIGVPSREIMKKIAAAAKGLGLRRCMVVSGKDGMDEITVTGKTDVLELKNGSVRQYTIDPSEFGIRKSAAAKLKGGRNSRENASIMKAVLYNRESGAKTDAALLNAAAAIYVSGKKKNMKSAFEAAKHSLESGAAMLKLKELTKFSANKKG from the coding sequence ATGCCTGAAATCTCAAATTTAATTGAACAACTCGCAGCAGGTAAAAACCTGAACAGAAAAACGGTCGCCGGTGTTTTTCGCACGATAATGGACGGAGCGTTGACGCCCGCACAGACCGCCTCTTTTCTCACCGCGCTGAGAATCAAGGGTGAAACTGCGGAAGAACTTGCCGGAGCCGCCGAAGCAATGATTTCCCGCGCCCGCGCAATAAAGGGCGGAAAAGGCGCGGTTGACCTCTGCGGCACGGGCGGAGACTCAAAGGGGAGTTTCAACATTTCCACCACGGCGTCTTTCATCGCCGCCGGAGCGGACGTCCCGGTTGCCAAACACGGCAATCGTTCCGTTTCAAGCCCGGTCGGCAGCGCTGATGTCTTGGAAGCGGCTGGAGTAAAGATTGATATGGACGCTAAAACTGCCGGGCATTGCCTTGAAAAAGCGGGGATAACCTTTCTTTTTGCGCCTCTGTTTCACCCTTCAATGAAAAATGTGGCGCAAGTGCGCAAAGAAATGGGCGTTAGAACAGTTTTTAATATTCTGGGACCTCTGGTCAATCCAGCGCGCGTGAAAAACCAACTCATAGGCGTTCCGTCCCGCGAGATAATGAAGAAAATAGCGGCGGCGGCAAAGGGGCTGGGTTTGCGAAGATGCATGGTTGTGAGCGGAAAAGACGGAATGGATGAGATAACAGTTACGGGTAAAACCGATGTTCTGGAACTCAAAAACGGTTCGGTAAGGCAATACACCATCGACCCTTCAGAATTCGGAATTCGCAAAAGCGCGGCTGCCAAACTCAAGGGCGGGAGAAATTCACGCGAAAACGCCTCCATTATGAAAGCCGTTCTTTACAACCGCGAGAGCGGGGCAAAAACTGACGCGGCGCTTCTGAACGCGGCGGCGGCGATATACGTTTCAGGGAAGAAAAAGAATATGAAATCCGCTTTTGAAGCGGCAAAACACTCTCTTGAAAGCGGTGCGGCAATGCTGAAACTTAAAGAGCTAACGAAGTTTTCCGCGAACAAAAAGGGCTGA
- the nusB gene encoding transcription antitermination factor NusB, which translates to MKKRRLSREFAFQFLYQRDANGLLHEEVSREITEKDFERFVEASEEKNPSDKKFAVDIASGICEKINEIDSRIENCSDNWKISRMSAVDINIMRVAVYELLYMRDIDKAVSINEAIEIATKYGTEESGTFINGILDKIQTEATTSNA; encoded by the coding sequence ATGAAAAAAAGACGGCTTTCCAGAGAGTTTGCTTTTCAGTTTCTCTACCAGCGCGACGCGAACGGGCTTTTGCACGAAGAGGTTTCCAGAGAAATAACAGAAAAAGATTTTGAGAGGTTTGTTGAAGCCTCAGAAGAAAAAAACCCGTCCGACAAAAAGTTTGCCGTGGATATTGCTTCGGGGATTTGTGAAAAAATCAACGAAATAGATTCCCGTATAGAAAACTGTTCCGACAATTGGAAAATTTCAAGAATGTCCGCCGTAGACATCAATATAATGAGAGTGGCAGTTTATGAATTGCTGTATATGCGCGACATAGATAAAGCGGTGAGCATAAATGAAGCGATTGAGATAGCAACAAAATACGGAACTGAGGAATCAGGCACGTTCATAAACGGCATTCTTGACAAAATCCAGACGGAGGCAACCACCTCCAATGCCTGA
- a CDS encoding 6,7-dimethyl-8-ribityllumazine synthase, which yields MPSIEKKEGKVDAKKMKFAVVASRVNSIVTNPLLEGAVDTLKRHGAADSDITVIKVPGSFEIPFVVKKAAQSGKYSAVVAIGSIIRGQTSHFELLASAVLNGLCVAGLKTGVPVVDGMVTTETLEQAIDRAGGKSGNRGVDAAVSAIEMASLAQLL from the coding sequence ATGCCGTCTATTGAGAAAAAAGAAGGAAAAGTTGACGCAAAGAAAATGAAGTTTGCCGTGGTCGCGAGCAGGGTCAATTCCATTGTGACAAACCCGTTGCTTGAAGGCGCGGTTGACACCCTCAAAAGACACGGCGCCGCAGATTCGGACATCACGGTTATAAAAGTTCCGGGTTCTTTTGAGATTCCGTTTGTGGTGAAAAAAGCCGCGCAGTCCGGAAAATACTCCGCCGTTGTTGCTATCGGTTCAATAATACGCGGGCAAACATCTCATTTTGAGCTTCTCGCTTCCGCCGTTCTGAACGGGCTTTGCGTAGCGGGGCTTAAAACCGGAGTTCCGGTTGTGGACGGAATGGTAACCACCGAAACACTTGAACAGGCAATTGACAGAGCGGGAGGCAAATCTGGAAACAGGGGCGTTGACGCCGCCGTGTCCGCAATTGAAATGGCAAGTCTCGCACAATTGCTTTAA
- a CDS encoding bifunctional 3,4-dihydroxy-2-butanone-4-phosphate synthase/GTP cyclohydrolase II — MLKTIPETIEEIKAGRFLILVDDQDRENEGDLVIAAEFATPESINFMATHGKGLICLALTNQNAQKIGLKLMEPENMHGPQHTAFAVSIDAKEGITTGISAYDRCETIRRTVAKDSKPSDFIRPGHMFPLIAREGGVLVRAGHTEASVDLARLAGLFPSCAICEIMQSDGHMARMNELVEFSSKHNIAMATIADLISYRLAKESFVKQEAATKMPTEFGNFDCFVYVNELDGSQHFAITMGEIKNSKETLVRVHSECLTSDVFHSLRCDCGPQLREAMKMVAKKGEGVILYLRQEGRGIGLLNKIKAYDLQQRKGMDTVEANKALGFKKDLRDYGIGAQILRDLGVKKMNLMTNNPRKVSGLDGFGLEIGKRIPIEIPPNENNKNYLQTKKDKLGHLLSMVD, encoded by the coding sequence ATCTTAAAAACTATTCCTGAAACCATTGAGGAGATAAAAGCCGGGCGGTTTTTAATTCTCGTGGACGATCAGGACAGAGAGAACGAGGGAGACCTCGTAATAGCGGCCGAGTTCGCGACTCCGGAGTCCATAAACTTTATGGCGACTCACGGAAAGGGGCTGATATGTCTTGCTTTAACCAATCAAAATGCCCAGAAAATAGGGCTGAAATTGATGGAGCCGGAAAATATGCACGGTCCTCAGCATACGGCTTTCGCGGTTTCAATAGATGCCAAAGAAGGTATTACAACCGGAATTTCCGCTTATGACCGTTGTGAAACCATACGACGCACGGTGGCAAAAGATTCAAAACCATCGGATTTTATCCGTCCTGGGCATATGTTCCCGCTTATAGCGCGAGAGGGTGGGGTACTTGTCAGAGCGGGACACACTGAAGCATCAGTTGACCTTGCGCGGCTTGCCGGGCTTTTTCCCTCCTGCGCAATCTGTGAAATAATGCAAAGCGACGGACACATGGCGAGAATGAATGAACTTGTTGAATTCTCAAGCAAACACAATATCGCCATGGCAACCATCGCCGACTTGATTAGTTACAGACTTGCCAAAGAATCGTTCGTAAAACAGGAGGCGGCGACAAAAATGCCGACTGAATTCGGCAATTTTGACTGCTTTGTTTACGTAAATGAGTTGGATGGCTCACAACACTTCGCCATAACAATGGGTGAAATCAAAAATTCAAAGGAAACCCTTGTGCGCGTGCATTCGGAATGCCTTACAAGCGATGTTTTTCATTCTCTCCGTTGCGATTGTGGTCCTCAGTTGAGGGAGGCGATGAAAATGGTTGCCAAAAAAGGCGAAGGCGTCATCCTTTATCTCAGACAGGAAGGACGCGGCATCGGGCTGTTAAACAAAATCAAAGCCTACGACCTCCAGCAGAGGAAAGGAATGGACACTGTGGAAGCAAACAAAGCGCTGGGCTTCAAAAAGGATTTGAGAGATTATGGAATAGGCGCGCAAATTTTGCGTGATCTGGGAGTGAAAAAAATGAATCTCATGACCAACAATCCCCGGAAAGTCAGCGGTCTCGACGGGTTCGGTCTGGAAATAGGAAAAAGAATTCCGATAGAAATACCGCCAAACGAAAACAACAAAAACTACTTGCAGACGAAAAAAGACAAACTAGGTCATCTGCTTTCAATGGTTGACTGA
- a CDS encoding PhzF family phenazine biosynthesis isomerase, with the protein MEVLVINAFAEDRLLGNPAGVYFVESFPPDSEMLRIAARVGTSETSFVQNRKDDFFIRWWTPETEVALCGHATLAAAHAIWQNGYTGKTIRFASNNYDLSAETEADIITMEFPLVAAKKCAEPEKLSEILGTEIIHTGKTRFDYLVELRGEDDVAAVRPDFEKLKNLDCRGVIVTSVSARDGYDFVLRFFTPSVGIDEDPVTGSAHSSLAPYWSEKTGKKKMKSLQLSQRGGIVRVEVAGGGVKIGGKAVMSGYVKL; encoded by the coding sequence ATAGAAGTTCTTGTCATAAACGCGTTTGCCGAAGACCGGTTGCTTGGCAATCCCGCGGGCGTGTATTTTGTTGAATCTTTCCCGCCGGATTCTGAAATGCTCCGGATAGCCGCGCGGGTGGGGACTTCCGAAACCTCTTTTGTGCAAAATCGAAAAGACGATTTTTTTATAAGATGGTGGACTCCTGAAACCGAAGTAGCCCTGTGCGGACACGCGACCCTTGCCGCCGCCCACGCCATATGGCAAAACGGATATACCGGAAAAACAATCAGGTTTGCCTCAAACAACTACGATTTAAGCGCTGAAACCGAAGCGGATATCATAACAATGGAATTTCCTCTGGTTGCGGCAAAAAAATGCGCTGAACCTGAAAAGCTTTCGGAAATTTTGGGCACGGAGATTATCCATACGGGGAAAACACGCTTTGACTATCTGGTTGAGTTGCGGGGTGAGGACGATGTGGCGGCTGTTCGTCCTGACTTTGAAAAATTGAAAAATCTGGATTGCAGAGGTGTGATTGTTACAAGCGTGTCCGCAAGAGACGGATACGATTTTGTTTTACGTTTTTTTACTCCAAGCGTGGGCATAGACGAAGACCCTGTTACCGGCTCCGCTCATTCATCTCTTGCTCCGTATTGGTCTGAAAAAACCGGAAAGAAAAAAATGAAAAGTCTGCAACTTTCACAAAGAGGCGGAATTGTGCGCGTGGAAGTTGCCGGCGGCGGCGTTAAAATAGGCGGCAAGGCGGTGATGAGTGGATATGTCAAGTTGTAA
- a CDS encoding VWA domain-containing protein yields MFLDFFLYLRNSGIPVSIKEYLTLLDALDSGMVEHGVDDFYYLSRSALIKHEQNLDRFDRLFGQYFKGLECIDDKEFMNIPDEWLRKTMENSLTEEEKAQIKAMGGLDKLIERLKELMKEQKKRHQGGGKWIGTGGTSPFGAYGYNPEGIRIGQHESRHRRAVKVWDKREFKDLDDSVELQTRNMKMALRKLRVLTREGMSEELDVDKTIEKTSRNAGFLDVEMVPHRKNNVKILIFFDIGGSMDDHIELCSKLFSAARYEFKHLEYYYFHNCIYESVWKNNERRWQEALPTFDILNKYNSDYKVIIVGDASMSPYELLYVNGSVEHNNEEPGFTWLERIKSKYPTTVWLNPVPKNEWRETQTIGMLRQFTGERMFPLTIGGITRAVKTLMDSKVTSSAN; encoded by the coding sequence ATGTTTCTAGACTTCTTCCTCTATCTTCGCAACTCTGGAATTCCGGTTTCAATCAAGGAGTATTTGACGCTTCTTGACGCTCTGGACAGCGGAATGGTTGAGCACGGCGTGGACGATTTTTATTACCTGAGCCGTAGCGCGCTAATTAAACACGAACAAAATCTGGACCGCTTTGACCGCCTGTTCGGGCAGTATTTCAAGGGGCTTGAATGCATAGACGATAAAGAGTTTATGAACATCCCCGATGAGTGGTTGCGAAAGACTATGGAAAATTCCCTGACAGAAGAGGAGAAAGCGCAAATTAAAGCGATGGGCGGGTTGGACAAACTTATTGAACGGCTCAAAGAGTTGATGAAAGAGCAGAAAAAACGGCATCAGGGCGGCGGCAAATGGATTGGCACGGGTGGAACTTCACCGTTCGGAGCTTACGGATACAACCCCGAAGGCATTCGCATCGGACAGCATGAAAGCCGGCACAGAAGGGCGGTGAAGGTTTGGGACAAGAGAGAATTCAAAGATCTTGACGATTCTGTGGAACTGCAAACCCGCAATATGAAAATGGCGCTTCGCAAACTTCGCGTTCTCACGCGTGAGGGGATGTCCGAAGAACTTGACGTGGACAAGACAATTGAAAAAACATCGCGCAATGCGGGGTTTCTTGATGTTGAAATGGTTCCGCACAGAAAAAACAACGTGAAGATTTTAATCTTTTTTGACATCGGCGGCTCAATGGACGACCACATTGAACTTTGTTCAAAATTGTTTTCCGCCGCGCGCTACGAGTTTAAACACCTTGAGTATTATTATTTTCACAACTGCATTTATGAATCCGTCTGGAAAAATAATGAGCGTCGCTGGCAGGAGGCCCTTCCCACTTTTGACATTCTGAACAAATACAACAGCGACTACAAAGTGATTATAGTCGGAGACGCTTCAATGTCTCCGTATGAGCTTTTGTATGTGAACGGAAGCGTTGAACATAACAACGAAGAGCCCGGTTTTACATGGCTTGAGCGCATCAAGAGCAAATATCCGACTACGGTCTGGCTCAATCCCGTTCCCAAAAATGAATGGCGTGAAACCCAGACAATCGGCATGCTTCGCCAGTTCACGGGCGAAAGAATGTTTCCGCTCACAATAGGCGGTATTACGCGAGCCGTCAAAACTCTTATGGACAGCAAGGTGACTTCTTCCGCAAACTAA
- a CDS encoding AAA domain-containing protein — MAQNKKEFQGTEQYVATRDLILAVNASITLERPLIIKGEPGTGKTMLAFEVSKALGKDLITWHIKSTTTAQQGLYEYDAVARLRDSQLGDEKVKDISNYINKGKLWDAFESKEQSVLLIDEIDKADIEFPNDLLLELDKMEFYCYELQKTVKAKKRPIVIITSNNEKELPDAFLRRCFFHYITFPEIETLKAIVDVHHPGLEKKLLDNALTIFYSLREIEGLKKKPSTSELIDWIKLLTAGKIASSELEKFDLAEEDPPYAGALIKNEQDYEMLNVLRYRMKR; from the coding sequence ATGGCTCAGAACAAAAAAGAATTTCAGGGAACGGAACAGTATGTTGCGACAAGAGACCTTATTCTTGCCGTCAACGCTTCCATAACGCTTGAGCGTCCGCTTATTATCAAAGGCGAGCCGGGAACAGGCAAAACCATGCTCGCGTTTGAAGTCTCCAAAGCGCTTGGCAAAGACCTCATCACATGGCACATCAAATCCACAACCACGGCTCAGCAGGGGCTTTATGAGTATGACGCAGTCGCCCGTTTGCGCGATTCACAGCTTGGAGATGAGAAAGTCAAAGACATCTCAAACTACATCAACAAGGGCAAACTGTGGGACGCGTTTGAGTCTAAAGAACAGTCCGTGCTTCTCATAGACGAGATAGACAAAGCTGATATTGAGTTCCCCAACGACCTACTTCTGGAATTGGACAAAATGGAGTTTTATTGCTACGAGTTGCAGAAAACCGTGAAGGCGAAAAAACGTCCGATTGTCATCATCACTTCCAACAATGAAAAAGAGCTTCCGGACGCCTTTCTGCGGCGTTGTTTTTTCCACTACATAACGTTTCCCGAAATTGAAACGCTCAAAGCGATTGTTGACGTTCACCATCCGGGGCTTGAGAAAAAACTACTGGACAATGCGCTCACGATTTTCTACTCATTGCGCGAAATAGAAGGGTTGAAGAAAAAGCCGTCAACATCCGAATTGATTGATTGGATAAAACTCCTTACCGCCGGAAAAATCGCCTCAAGCGAACTTGAAAAGTTTGACCTCGCCGAAGAGGATCCGCCATATGCGGGCGCGCTCATCAAAAATGAACAGGATTATGAGATGCTGAATGTGTTGCGGTATCGGATGAAGAGGTGA
- a CDS encoding GNAT family N-acetyltransferase, with translation MTEKLLAVRKAKTEDAEAMAQILKDIGWSEKRNALPVGEIAEPVEELIRESLKNPKGHTVLVAENKNGKVAGFVNVHWVPFIMLAGTEGYVSDMFVSPSAAGMGAGSLLLSAVMKEGKKRDCFRLMVTNGKEKPSYKRGFYKKMGWTERPKVANFVYYYKEPWS, from the coding sequence ATGACTGAAAAACTGCTTGCCGTCCGCAAGGCAAAAACAGAAGATGCTGAAGCAATGGCGCAAATCCTCAAAGACATCGGTTGGTCTGAAAAAAGAAACGCGTTGCCTGTCGGTGAAATTGCCGAACCGGTGGAGGAACTCATAAGGGAATCGCTTAAAAACCCGAAAGGGCACACGGTTCTGGTCGCCGAAAATAAAAATGGCAAGGTCGCGGGTTTTGTCAATGTTCACTGGGTTCCGTTCATTATGCTCGCGGGAACCGAAGGATATGTTTCGGATATGTTCGTAAGCCCTTCGGCGGCTGGAATGGGAGCGGGAAGTTTGCTTTTGAGCGCGGTTATGAAAGAAGGCAAAAAAAGGGATTGTTTCCGCCTTATGGTAACGAACGGAAAGGAAAAACCGTCCTACAAAAGAGGATTTTACAAAAAAATGGGCTGGACGGAGCGGCCGAAAGTCGCCAATTTTGTCTATTACTACAAAGAGCCGTGGTCGTAG
- a CDS encoding enoyl-CoA hydratase/isomerase family protein produces MSWDIESRENTAIVTMNSNSVGTMNDDFFADLNSAFLSLKQTSPEKPVVLCSGGKMFSPGLDLEHCVSLFKRGGKTEIDRWFEEFLNAMLAVFDYPAPVVAAIGGHSIAGGCILALCCDTRIAGKGKTLLGLNETSIGFPMPHSLTALVEGVLGEKEGGKIIGEGKLHSVEKALENGLVNCVAEPETLILRAVEEAQKLNSGDFSNRKKARNGKISEAIKKAFADEDSKTLAGKLSSTETVGKLEGLLETLKKGRKQ; encoded by the coding sequence GTGTCCTGGGATATTGAAAGCAGAGAAAACACGGCGATTGTAACGATGAATTCCAATTCGGTCGGGACAATGAACGACGATTTTTTTGCCGACCTCAATTCCGCTTTTTTATCACTGAAACAAACCAGTCCTGAAAAGCCCGTTGTTCTTTGTTCGGGTGGAAAGATGTTTTCTCCGGGCCTTGATCTTGAACATTGTGTTTCTCTTTTTAAAAGAGGAGGCAAAACCGAAATTGACCGCTGGTTTGAGGAGTTTTTGAACGCGATGCTGGCCGTTTTTGACTATCCTGCGCCGGTTGTGGCGGCAATTGGCGGGCACTCTATTGCCGGAGGATGCATACTTGCGCTGTGTTGCGATACGCGAATTGCCGGGAAGGGGAAAACACTTTTGGGCTTGAACGAAACCTCAATCGGCTTTCCCATGCCGCATTCTCTCACCGCCCTTGTTGAAGGGGTTCTGGGAGAGAAAGAGGGCGGAAAAATTATTGGCGAGGGCAAACTTCACAGCGTTGAAAAAGCGCTTGAAAATGGACTTGTTAACTGTGTGGCGGAGCCCGAGACATTAATTTTAAGAGCGGTGGAAGAGGCTCAAAAGTTGAATTCGGGTGATTTTTCCAACCGAAAAAAAGCGCGAAACGGAAAAATATCCGAAGCAATCAAAAAAGCGTTTGCCGACGAGGATTCAAAAACTCTTGCGGGAAAACTTTCCTCCACTGAAACGGTTGGAAAGTTGGAAGGACTGCTTGAGACCTTGAAAAAAGGAAGAAAGCAATGA